The window AGCTCCTCCTCGAACCACGCCCGGTGGACGGAGCCTCAGACGACGCGTCGGCTCCCCAGCCGGTCACTTTGGCCGGCGTGCTGCGCCCGGAGCTCCCGCCCGACGCCGCCGGCGTGCGAGTGAGCGATGTCAACGCCGTGCTGCGCAGCGTCGGCGTACGTCCGGCCTCCGGCGGCTCACGCAGGGTGGCCGACGAGGCGCCAGCCTGGGTGTCGGCGGACGGGCGGTTCCAGCTCGGCGTCGTCACGGGGGCGTGGTCCAAAACGGAGGCGTCGTACATCGGTGAGGGGGCCCGCGAGGCCGCGCGGCAACGGCGGATGGCCGAGGCCCGGGCCGAGCTGGAGGCTGTCCGGATCGAGCGTGCCGAGGTGGCCCGGCTGCTGGACCAGCTCGAGGAGCGAGCACGCCGGGTGCAGCGGGAGGTCGACGAGCTGCCCAGCGACTCCGCGCTGCGGGACTCGTACGCCGATGTGAAGTCCGCACACGATGGCGTGGTCGAGGCAACCGGTCAACGCGATGGGGCCGTGGCGGCCGTCGACGAAGCACGAGCGAAGGCGCAGCGCGACGCCGCGGAACTCGCAGAGACAGCGGCCACGCTGGACCTGCCCACGACCCGTGCGGACCTCGAGGAGGTGAGCTCCGCCGTCAACACCTACGCGGCGGCCCTGGCCAGCTTGTGGCACGCGGTCGACGTGGCAGCGCGGGAGGCCCGGCGGCTGGCTGCGGCTGAGACCACCCGCCTCGAGACGGCGAAACGGCATGCCAGCGCCGGGCAACGCAAGCAGCGCAGCGACGACGAGCTGGCCGCGGCTGAGACGCGGTATCAGACGCTGGAGAGCACTGTCGGCGCCGACGTCCGTGAATTCCAGCAACGCAGGTTGACGGTGAAGCGGAACAAGCAAGAGACCGAAGCGCAGCTGGAGAGTGCGCGTGAGCACCTCACACAGGTGCGGGAGAAGTTGGCCACCATGCGAGAGCAGGAGCGCCAGCTCTCCGAACAGCAGCACGATGCCGACAACGATCGAAGCCAGGCCATAGCGGCGCTGCGCCGCACCACGAGCCGGGGCGTGCTCGGAGTTGCGTGTCCCACGTTGACGGTGCCTGACCCCGACGAGGAATGGAGCATCGCCCAGGCCGTCGCGCTCGCGCGGACCGTCGAGCAGGAGCTGTCCGAGATCGAGGCCGACGACGCAGCGTACGAGCGTGTGTATGCACGGCTGGGGCCGGAGGTCACCGCGTTGCAGACGGCGCTGAGCCGGCACGGGCACAGCGCGGTCGGCGATCCGAACGACGACGGCTACACCGTGTCGGTCTTGTTCGGTGGCCGCCAGGTGCCCGTGCCTGAGCTCGTCGTCATGCTCCGGGAGGACATTGAGGCGCGGGAACGCCTCCTCGGGGCTCGAGAGCGTGAGATCATCGAGAACCATTTGGTCACTGAGGTCGGTGCGAACCTTGCGGACCTGGTCGCCGAAGCCGAGGCCCAGGTTCGTGCCCTAAATGAGGAGCTTTCGGAGCGCCCGACATCTACCGGGATGAAGCTGCGTGTCGTCTGGCGGCTCCGCCGGGACGGCCCGGCCGGCTTGCCCGAGGCGCGCCGTCGTCTGTTGCAGCTCGCGGATGCGTGGAGTGCGGAGGACCGTCGCGAGATCGGCGGGTTCTTGCAGGCGCAGATCAACGACGAGCGCGACCACGACGAGACAGGCACCTGGCATGAACATCTGGAACGCGCCCTCGACTACCGCTCGTGGCACGAGTTCACCGTCGAGCGCTACCAGAACGGGGCATGGCGCTCTGCCTCCGGCCCCGCATCCGGCGGAGAGCGGGTCCTGGCTGCGAGCATTCCGCTGTTCGCGGCCGCGTCGTCGCACTACCGGACGGCAACCAAGCCACACGCTGCGCGGCTGGTCACGCTGGACGAGGCATTCGCCGGGGTCGACGACGACTCGCGTGCCAAGTCGCTCGGCCTGCTTCGTGCTTTCGACCTGGACGTGGTGATGACCAGCGAGCGCGAGTGGGGCTGTTACCCAGAGGTCCCGGGCCTGTCGATCGCACAGCTGTCCCGGGTTGAGGGCATCCCAGCGGTGCTGGTTACCTTGTGGGAGTGGGACGGCCTGACCCGTACGAGGGTAGAACGTGATAGCGATCCCGAACCTGCCGCCGGGAGTCTGTGGACGTGATCTCGAGATCAGACAGCAGGACACAGGCCACGGCGCTGTTTGGTCATGGTGCCGAGTACCCGGAAATACAGCCTGTGGGATGCGATGACGACCGGTGATCTCGAACGGCTGCGGCGACTACTCGGTGTGCCCGAGACGGAATGGATCGTTGACCGGGCGCGAACTCGTCTGGCCAAGGGTACGGCGCTGGATGGCAGCATCACGCTGTCGCGCGCATCCGATCCGCAGCGTGCCGCCGCCGGTCGGCTCCTCGGCCGCTCGGTGGGCCAGGGCCGCTCGGTGACTGTGTCTCTAGGTCAGCTGGACCAGGTCCTGCGTACATCGGGCGCCTGGCCGGAAGGGCTCGCGGCGGCCGTGGTTGCGTTGAAGGGCCCGGTCGATGATCCCGCTGAACGGCAGGCGCTGCGCGACGCTTGGCGCGCGGTGGACTACCGGCTGGTCGAGCTTGCCGCCGAGCGGCTCGAGCTGAAGGAGTGGGTTCAAC is drawn from Phytoactinopolyspora mesophila and contains these coding sequences:
- a CDS encoding TIGR02680 family protein, with the protein product MSTAIELPAPSSSRWQPLRLGLIDLFYYDDEVFPFVDGRLLLRGNNGTGKSKVLALTLPFLLDADLSARRVEPDADPNKRMEWNLLLGGAHPNQERLGYAWLEFGCVGADGSPLFCTLGAGLKAVAGRGMVKHWFFVTSQRVGDDLALLDSTRTALSRERLSEALDTHGRIYDAKRDYRRAVDENLFGLGERRYDALVDLLVQLRQPQLSKRPSERALSDALTESLPPVRADLIDYVAEGFRGLDEEREQLEQLSDTARSAEAFLEHYRRYAQVISRRRAQGPRQAQATFEHLGRELLRAQEALHEQDEAATAAGQQVATLRQQLLSLEAEWEALLEGEHAEAEAQLSAAEREKSAAQDRARDTAEVLESATRELVTADEVVEAVRADAESAAEQRETAGAQATEAAGTAGVATEHAGAVADVDVAVDAAKQATHDVVQRRRRAITRVRDLMTAAEKSDQELAAAQRWLDEMAALLDRRLARQNEADAAATRAGEELVAQVRSHLQALVEVQIGDVVPVLDALQEWGTTLEGANPAAAALAEAAQRVRDEIAETRARGRARDGELEAHADELEQEIADLEQGRSQPPPARHTRNDDMPGVPLWRSIDFAETTSPGERAGFEAALEAAGLLDAHILPGGEVRSPADGELLLEPRPVDGASDDASAPQPVTLAGVLRPELPPDAAGVRVSDVNAVLRSVGVRPASGGSRRVADEAPAWVSADGRFQLGVVTGAWSKTEASYIGEGAREAARQRRMAEARAELEAVRIERAEVARLLDQLEERARRVQREVDELPSDSALRDSYADVKSAHDGVVEATGQRDGAVAAVDEARAKAQRDAAELAETAATLDLPTTRADLEEVSSAVNTYAAALASLWHAVDVAAREARRLAAAETTRLETAKRHASAGQRKQRSDDELAAAETRYQTLESTVGADVREFQQRRLTVKRNKQETEAQLESAREHLTQVREKLATMREQERQLSEQQHDADNDRSQAIAALRRTTSRGVLGVACPTLTVPDPDEEWSIAQAVALARTVEQELSEIEADDAAYERVYARLGPEVTALQTALSRHGHSAVGDPNDDGYTVSVLFGGRQVPVPELVVMLREDIEARERLLGAREREIIENHLVTEVGANLADLVAEAEAQVRALNEELSERPTSTGMKLRVVWRLRRDGPAGLPEARRRLLQLADAWSAEDRREIGGFLQAQINDERDHDETGTWHEHLERALDYRSWHEFTVERYQNGAWRSASGPASGGERVLAASIPLFAAASSHYRTATKPHAARLVTLDEAFAGVDDDSRAKSLGLLRAFDLDVVMTSEREWGCYPEVPGLSIAQLSRVEGIPAVLVTLWEWDGLTRTRVERDSDPEPAAGSLWT